The DNA window GCGCTCGGCGCGGTCGCGCTGCTCTACGGCGCGCTCGCCGTCGGGCTGGCGCCGGGCCCGTCGCCGGCCTGGCCGGTCCTGCTCGCGCTGGCGGTCGCGTTCTGGGCGCACGACGCGATGTCCAACCTGGTCGGCGCGCTGCGCGACATCGACGGCGACCGGGCGGGCGGGTACGAGACACTGCCGGTCCGCCGGGGCGTACCCTTCGCGGTCCGGACCGTCGTGGCGCTGCACGCCGTCACGATCGGCGCCGCCCTCACCGCCGGTCTGCTGGCCGACCCCGACGCGCGCCCTGCCTACCTGGCCACGCTGCTGGTGGTCGTGGTCGCGGGCGTCGCCGCGCTCGCGCCGCTGGTGACCCGCCGCGCCGGAATGCCGGTCCTGGTGGCGTTGCGCGCCCATTCCGTCCTGGTCGTCGAGCGCGTGGTGCTGGCCTCGGCCGTGGTCGGTCTCGGGCTCGGCGTCGCCGTGCAGCTCGTGCTCGTGTTGCCGATGGTGGCGCTGACCTGGTGGGCGCAGCGCGGAATGCGCGCCCGACACGAACTCGGCCCGGCGACCGCGGGCCTGGCCCTGGCCACCCACCGTCGAGTGCCCCTGGAGGACGCGCCATGACCGCTGTGACCGCCGAGGCCGTCGGGAAGGCGATCACCGCCGGCGCCGAGGCGCTGCTGCGCCGGCGGCGCGCCGACGGCGTCTTCGGCGACGACCCGCCGGCCTCGGTGCTCGGCACGGCCGGCGCGGTGGCCGCGCT is part of the Micromonospora sp. WMMD980 genome and encodes:
- a CDS encoding UbiA family prenyltransferase yields the protein MSAARALRAHLETWRPYTLWYVGLVGLGGAAMAAGPHHPWRLLSAWAAPTAGWLGGHYLGDWFDRELDAGSKPHRPIPSDRLRARTAVACGCACFALLAALAVAGGWGTTGAALLAGFGIVAYSRWLKARGIAGNLVRGALGAVALLYGALAVGLAPGPSPAWPVLLALAVAFWAHDAMSNLVGALRDIDGDRAGGYETLPVRRGVPFAVRTVVALHAVTIGAALTAGLLADPDARPAYLATLLVVVVAGVAALAPLVTRRAGMPVLVALRAHSVLVVERVVLASAVVGLGLGVAVQLVLVLPMVALTWWAQRGMRARHELGPATAGLALATHRRVPLEDAP